The region CGCGACGCTCATCAAGCTCGGCCGCTTCAAGGCCGACGATCTCGGGATTCATATCCTCGGCGAAAACCAGCCGCGCGCGCAGATGGCCTACGACCGGGCCGGGTTCAAATAAGTCGGGCGCCCTTAAGGTAATGCCGGTTGCGTTCCCGCGCGGCCGCGGGCGGCCGCGCGGGCGAGCATTACGATCGGCAGAAGCCCGACCAAGACGATGCCCAGCGACGCGGCGGCGGCCTCCGCCAGCCGTTCGTCGGCGGCGAGATTGTGCGCTTGCACCGCGAGGGTGTCGAAATTGAATGGCCTGAGCAACAGCGTCGCCGGCAGCTCCTTGGTGACATCGACGAACACGATCAGCAGGGCGGCAAGCAGGCTCGGGCGCAGCAGCGGCAAATGCACGCGCGCGAGCACGCGTCCCGGCCGGGCCCCGAGGGTGCGGGCGGCGCCGTCCATGCTGGGAGTGATCTTGGCAAGGCTCGCTTCCACGGTTTGCAGCGACACGGCGAGAAAGCGGACCAGGTAGGCGAATACCAGCGCGACGATGGTTCCGGTCAGGATCAATCCGGTTGAAATTCCGAACGTCGCGCGCATCCAGGAGTCCACGGCGTTGTCGAAGGCGCCGAGCGGGATCAGCACCCCGACGGCGATCACCGATCCGGGCATCGCATAGCCCATGCCGGCTAGGCGTCCGGTTCCGAAGGATACCGGACCAGGATTTAAGCGCTGCGCGTAGGCAAGCAGCAGGGCGACAGCCAGCGCCAGCACCGCCGTGACTGCGGCGAGCGTCAGGGTGTTGGCGGCGAGACCGGCGAAGCGCGCACCCAAGTTCATGCCATCGCCCGCAAACGTCAGGCCGGCGAGGATCGCGGCCGGCAACGCAAACCCGAACAGCAGCGGCAGGGCGCAGGCAAGAATGGCGAGCGCAGCGCGAGTTCCGCCAAGCACGTAGCGCGGCAGCGGCTTTGATCGTCCGGCGGTCTGGAAATAACGCGCTTGGCCGCGGTTGCGGCGCTCGGCCGCGATCAGCACGACGACGAACGCCAGCAGCGCCAGCGACAGTTGCGCCGCCGCCACCGGGTCGTTCATGGAGAACCACGCGCGATAGATGCCGACCGTGAATGTCGGCACGCCGAAATAGGCGACGGTGCCGAAGTCGGCGAGCGTCTCCATCAGCGCCAGCGCCGCGCCGGCGACGATGGCCGGCCGCGCGAGCGGCACCGCGACCCGGACGAAAGCCTCCCAGGCGTTGCATCCGAGCGCTCGGGCGGCCTCGATCGGGCCCGCGGACTGTTCCAGGAACGCGGCGCGGGCGAGCAGATAGACGTAAGGGTAAAGCACCGCGACGAACATCGCCGCGGCGCCGAGCAACGAGCGGATGTCGGGAAACCAGTAATCGCCCACCGACCAGCCGGTCAGCGCGCGCAGCGCACCCTGCACCGGACCGGCCGGCTGGAAAAAATCGGTGTAGGCGTAAGCCGCGACATACGACGGCGCGGCAAGCGGCAACACCAGCGCCCATTCGAAGATGCGCCGGCCGGGAAACTCGCACATGGCGACGATCCAGGCGGCCGGCACCCCGACGATCACCACGCCGACGCCGACCATAACCACCAGCGCGAGCGTGTTGCCGATATAGGAGGGAAGAACCGTATCGGCGAGGTGCGCCCAGGCGCCTTGGCCGGGCGCGAAGGCATATAGGGCGACGGCGGCGATGGGCAGGATCAGGAGGCCGCCGACGAGAACCGCGAGGACGACAAGCGGGGACGGGCGCGCGCGGGACCGGGACGCGGACGCGGCGGGCGATGCGGCGGGAGAGACACTCATGCGTGCGGCATTGTCCGGGAAAAATCCCGGCATTACAACCGCTTCGAGGACATCACGGCGCCGGGTTGACCAGCGCGCCGGTAGGGGTTCGCGCGCGCTCGATGACGGCCCGCTCGCCCTCGATCCTGACGCGGCCCTCGGCGATCAGGCGGACGGCGTGCGGATAGATGACATGCTCCTGGGCCAGGACCCGGGCGGCGAGGGTTTCGGCGGTGTCCTCGGGGCGCACCGGCACCGCGGCCTGGGCGATGATCGGGCCCTCGTCCATGTTCTCGCGCACGAAATGGACGGTACAGCCGGCGAATCGCGCGCCGGCTTCGATCACGCGCTCGTGGGTGTGCAGTCCCTTGAAGGCGGGCAGCAACGACGGATGGATGTTGATCATCCGGTCGCGCCAGCGCCGCACGAATCCGGCGCCGAGCAGGCGCATGAATCCGGCGAGGCACACCAGACCCGCGCCCGAGGCCTCGATCGCCCTGGTCAATTGGTTTTCGAACGCGGCGCGGTCGGGAAAATTACGGTGATCGATCACATGGGTCGCAACGCCCGCAGCCTTCGCCCGTTCGAGACCGAGGGCGTCCGGCTCGTTGGCGAGGGTGAGGACGATCTCGGCCGGATAGGCGGGATCCCGACAGGCGTCGATCAGGGCCTGAAGGTTGCTGCCCCGGCCCGAAATCAACACCGCCAGCTTCAATCGCGCCATGCGCCGTCGAGTCCTTCGAGAACGACCGCCGGGCCGGTCGCGCGTGGAATGATTTCGCCGATGGGGTAAACAGTTTCGCCGTGGTCGCGCAAAATCCCGACGATTGCGTCGGCCTCCGACGCAGCGACGATGGCGATCATGCCGATGCCGCAATTGAAAGTGCGCGCCATTTCCTCCGGCGCCACGTTGCCGGTCGCCTTCAGCCAGCGGAACACGGGCGGAATCCGCCACTTCTTCATATCGATCCGCGCCGCGAAACGGTCGGAATAAACGCGCGGCGGATTTTCGATCAAACCGCCGCCGGTGATGTGGGCGAGCGCGTGCACGCCGTTCGCCTTGAGCGCGGCGAGGCCGCTTTTGACGTAAATCCGCGTCGGCGTCAGCAGCGCCTGGCCGAGCGACTGGCGCGCGTCAAACGGCGCGCGCGCGTCGAAGCCGAAGCCGGCACGCTCGACCACGCGGCGCACGAGCGAGAAGCCGTTAGAGTGAACGCCGTTCGAAGCGAGCCCGAGAATGGCGTCGCCGGCGGCGACGTGGGCGCCGGTCAACACCCGGTCGCGCTCGACCGCGCCGACGGCGAAGCCGGCGAGGTCGTAATCCTCGCCTGCGTACATGCCGGGCATTTCGGCGGTCTCGCCGCCGACCAGCGCGCAACCCGCTTGGCGGCAACCCTCGGCGATCCCGGCGATGACCGCGCGACCGACGGCGACGTCGAGCTTGCCGGTGGCGAAGTAATCGAGAAAGAACAGCGGCTCGGCGCCCTGGACGAGCAGATCGTTGACGCACATGGCGACCAGGTCGATGCCGATGCCGTCGTGCATGCGGGCTGCGACGGCGATCTTGAGCTTGGTACCGACGCCGTCGGTACCGGAAACCAGGATCGGATCGCGATAACCCGCCGCCTTGAGATCGAACAGCGCGCCGAAGCCGCCGAGCCCGCCCATCGTCCCACGCCGGTCGGTCGAACGGGCGAGCGGCTTGATTGCCTCGACCAAGGCATCACCGGAATCGATGTCGACACCCGAGTCGCGATAAGTAAGACCGGGGTCGGTTTGCGGATCCTGGCGCGTCGTCGCCATGCTCGAAAATCCCCCGGTTCACCGGCCCGCGTCGGCTTTGCACGCGGGCGACCTGTGCTACATTGAGCGCCCTTCGGGCGAGCCGAAGATAGACCTTTTGCGAAGGTTTTCAATGCGCGAGATGACCGGCTTGACGGTGCTGCGGATCGCGCTCGCGGGTGCGATTCTCGCCTTTTGGTTCGCGCCGGTCCGGGCGGCGTCGGTCTTCGACGTGGCGGGCGTGGCAGTGGACGTAACCGCCGATACCGCCGCCCAGGCCCGCGAACGGGCCTTGGCCGAGGGCGAGCGCGTCGCCTTTCGTCGCCTGCTGGAGCGGCTGACGCTGCGGTCCGACCATTCGCGCCTCCCGAACCCGCCGCGCGCCGAAATCGGCAACTACCTGCAGGATTTCTCCGTCGCCGACGAGAAAACCTCGCCGGTCCGCTATCTCGCCAAGCTCACGTTCCGCTTCAAAGCCGAGGAAATCCGCCGCTTGCTCGATCAGGTCGGCATCCCGTTCGCCGAAACCATGAGCAAACCGGTCTTGGTGCTACCGGTTTATCAGTCCGCCGGTGCGCTCCTGTTGTGGGACGACCCCAATCCGTGGCGATCGGCTTGGAGTCAAGTGACGGTGCGCGAGGGGTTGGTTCCATTGGTGTTGGCGGCTGGCGATTTGCAGGACGTGGCGGCGATCGGTGCCGAACAGGCGGCGGCCGCCGACGAAACGCGGCTTGCGGCGATCGCGGGCCGTTACGGCACCACCGACACCGTCGTTGCCGTCGCGACCATGGGCTACCAGCCGCAGCAGTCGGTTCCTTATGTCCGGGTCTTCGTGTCGCGCCACGGTCCGACCGCGCCCAAGGGGCGGACGGAAATTGAGATTACCGCGCAGGCCGGCGAAAACACCGGGCGTCTTCTCCAGCGCGCCGCCGCCGAGACGACTCGGCTGATCGAAGACGGCTGGAAGCGCGAAAACCTGCTCAGCCTCGGCCGCGCCTCGGTCGCGGCGGTGTCGGTGCCGATCGGCTCGCTCGCCGACTGGCTGGCGGTGCGCAAGAAGATGGGCGAAGTTTCGGTCGTGCGGCGAGCCGAGGTGATCCTGATGTCCAAGGCCGAAGTACGGCTCGCGCTTCATTTCATCGGCGAGGTGGACCAACTCGCGCTCGCGCTCGGTCAGGCGGATCTGCATCTTCTGCGCGAGGGCGACCTATGGGTCCTCACCTCCTCTCGGCCGGCGCGGGGATGACGGACGGTATTTCGTGCTCGCGCACCTGCCCAACCTGATCTCGCTGATGCGCCTGCTGATGGTGCCGCTGGTGGTGTACCTGATTCTGCACGAACGCCTGATTGCCGGGTTCTGGCTGTTCGTCGCCGCCGGCATCAGCGACGCCATCGACGGCTACATCGCCAAGCGATTCAACGTTTCAAGTCCGCTCGGTCGCTATCTCGATCCACTCGCCGACAAGGCGCTGCTGGTCGCGTTATTCGTTCTCGGCGGCTATCTGGATTTTCTGCCCGACTGGCTGGTGATCCTGGTGGTATTCCGCGACGTGATGATCATCGGCGGTGCCATCCTGTTCTATACGCTCGACCTGCCACCGAAGATGCCGCCCTTGGTGGTTAGCAAAATCAACACCGCATGCCAGATCGTGCTGGTGGCGGCGGCGCTCGCCTTTCGCGGCTACGGACTGGACTTGGCCCCGCTGCAATCCGTGCTGGAATACCTGGTAGCGGCGACGACCCTCGCCTCCGGCTTGGCATATCTGGTGAAATGGGGCCGCTTGGCGGCGACGATCGAGGAGGATCGCTAATCATGAACCGGCGAACCGTGTTTCTGCTCGCGCTAATCGGCGGGGTCGGGCTGCTGCTCTACGGCCTTTCCGGCGTGCTGCTGCCTTTCGTCGCCGGGCTGTTGGTCGCCTATTTCCTCGATCCGGTCGCCGACCGGCTGGAAAGCGCCGGGTTCTCGCGCACGCTCGCGACCACGGTCATCACTATCGCCTTCTTCGTGCTGGTGGCGGCAGTCTTGACGGTGCTGGCGCCGCTGCTGCAAGGGCAGATCGTCGGCCTCGTCGCCAAGACGCCGACGGTGGTCGAGGCACTGCGCGAGCAGGCCGCGCCGCTGATCGAGCGTTTCCAGGCGACACTGACCCAGGAGCAAATCGCGCGTCTGCGCGAGGCGGCCGGAACCTACGCGGGCGAAGCGGCCAAGCTGCTCGGCACCATGGTCGGCCGGGTGCTCAGCGGGGGCGCGGCGTTTCTCCAGCTTCTCTCGCTCGTGATCATCACGCCGTTGGTGTCGTTCTACCTGCTGCGCGATTGGGACCGGATCGTCGCCCAATTCGACGACTTGCTGCCGCGCGATATGGCGCCGACGGTGCGCGAGGTCATGGGCGAGATCGACCGGACCATCGCCGCATGGGTGCGCGGCCAAGCGACGGTGTGCCTGCTGCTGGCGACGTGGTATGGGCTCGGCCTGACCTTGGTCGGCCTCGAATTCGGCCTGGTCATCGGCTTTCTCACTGGCCTGATCTCGTTCGTGCCTTATTTCGGCATGGGCATCGGCCTCGCGGTCGCGCTCGGCGTCGCCTTCGCCCAGTTTTCCGGCGTGATGCCTTTCGTCCTGGTGGCGGGCGTCTTCGCCGTCGGTCAGGTGGTCGAAGGTTACGTTCTCACGCCCAAACTGGTCGGGGATAAAGTTGGGCTGCACCCGGTATGGGTGATCTTCGCGTTGCTCGCGGGCGGCGCGTTGTTCGGCTTCACCGGGGTGCTGCTCGCGGTGCCGGTCGCGGCGGTGATCGGCGTGTTGCTGCGCCATGCTCTCGCGCGCTATCGCGCCAGCGCCTATTGGCGCGGCGAGGGTCGTTCGTGACCGCCGCGACTGCCGACGCGGGGCGGCAGCTCGCGCTCGCTTTTGCGCACCGGGCCGCCTTCGGCGCCGACGATTTCCTGGTCGCGCCGTCGAACGCGGACGCGGTCGCCTGGGTCGATCGCTGGCGGACGTGGGCCCGCCCGGTGCTGGTGCTGCATGGTCCCCCAGGCTGCGGCAAGACCCATCTCGGCCATGTTTTTCTCGGTCTCGCCGACGGCATCGCAATTGCGGCCAAGGATTTGGGCGCAAGCGACTTCGCCCGCCTTGTGGACGAACGCCGCACCGACACGCCCGCGATGCTGGTGGAGGACGCCGACCGAATCGGCGATCCGGCCGCCGAGCACGCGCTTTTTCACTTGCACAATCTGATCGTTGAGGCACGGGGATATCTGCTGCTGACCGCGCGCGTGCCGCCCGCGCGTTGGCCGATCCGGCTGCCCGATCTCGCCTCGCGGGTACGCGCCGCCCCGACGGTCGCCATAGCACCGCCGGACGAGGCGTTGATCGGCGCGGTATTGGTCAAGCAGTTCGCCGACCGCCAGGTGCGGGTCGATCCCGCCGTGATCGCGTTCTTAATGGCGCGCATGGAGCGCTCCTTCGACGCGGCGCGGCGGCTGGTGGACGCCCTCGATGCGGCCGCGTTGAGCGAAGGTCGCGCCATCACTGTTCCGCTTGTGTCGGCGGTTCTGGCACGTCTCAGTGATGAGACGAAAGATTAGGCGCGCGCGAGCTTGATCTTGCGCCCTTCGGCCGAGAGTGCGATCCGGCCCCGGATCAGACCGAGCGCGTCGTCGCCGAACACTTCGCGCCGCCAGCCGGAGAGCGCGGCGACGCCCGCCTTTTCGCCGAAGGCGGCGATGCGTTCCAGGTCGGACGCCGAGGCCAGCAGCTTCGGCGCCACGCCCGAGGACTCGGCGGCGTGCTTGAGTAGCACCTTGAGCAGGTCGGTCACCGGCCCGATACCGCCCGGTAGGTCGGTCTTTTCCTCCATATGCGGGCACTCCCTGTCCGGTACGGCAATGCCGGCGGCGATGGCCTTCAGGAGCCCGGCGCCCATGGACCCCTCGGCCATCTTGGCGCTCAAGCCCCGAGTGCGCGCGAGCGCGTCGACCGACGTCGGCCGGTGGTGCGCGATCTCGATCAGGGATTCGTCGCGCAAGACGCGCCCGCGCGGAATGTCGCGGCGCTGGGCCTCACGCTCGCGCCAGGCGGCGACCTCGCGCAGGACCGAGAGGAAGCGTCCGCCGCCGCGCGCCTTGAGCCTGAGCCACGCGCGCGCCGGATCGACGTCGTAGGTGGCCGTGTTGGTTAGCACCGCCATTTCCTCCGCTAGCCACGATTCGCGGCCATTGGCGGCGAGCCGGCGGCGTAGTTCCTCGTAGACCTTGCGCAGGTGAATCACATCGTCGAGGGCATACGCGATCTGGCGTTCGCTCAAGGGTCGCGCCGACCAGTCGGTGAAGCGCGAGGATTTGTCGATCCGGGCGCGGGCGAGCGAGCCGACCAGGGTTTCGTAGCTCGCCGAATCGCCGAAGCCGCAGACCATCGCCGCGACTTGGGTGTCGAATACCGGCGTCGGCAGTTTCTTGGTCAAGTAATAGAAGATTTCCAAATCCTGGCGCGCGGCGTGAAAGACCTTGAGCACGCCCGGATCGTCGAAAATCCGAAGGAGCGGGGCGAGATCGATTCCCGGTGCGAGCGCGTCGATGGCGGCGGCTGCGGCGGGGTCGTCATCCATGCCGCCGCCGGCCACCTGCACGACGCAGAGGATCGGCCAATAGGTCCGCTCGCGCATGAATTCGGTGTCAACGGTGACGAACGGCGCGCCGGCGATGCGCCGGCAGAAATCGGCGAGGACTTCGCTGTCGGCGATCAGGGCGGGGCGGGATGGACTCAACGACGACTCCGCCGTTCCTCGGGAGCTAGGCCGGCGACGAACTCGCGGCGGGTGAAGGCGTGGCCGCAGACCATGCAGTTGAGCGGGCCGAACGGCTCGCGCGCCGGGTCGAATTCGCCCTGGGCGACGTTTTGTCGTTCGCCGCAGTTGGGGCAGCGTGCCGGTCCCATGCCGGGTGCGAGGGGGCCGGTACGTTCGCCGGATTCGGACCGGGATGGGGTGGCGGGGGGCATGGGCGTCGTGTCCTCGAAGTCTAAGATGTGGCGCTTCGCGGGCCCGAGGTCAATGTCTTCGCGTTGTGTCATCAGTCCACTGTAACTTGACAAACGGCGCCGGGCGGTCGAGCTTTCGCCCGCCCTTTTTAGTTCGACCCGATGCATCCTTACCGCACCCACACCTGCGGCGCACTGCGCCCCGCCCACGTCGGCGAAACCGTCCGGCTGTCGGGCTGGGTCCATCGCAAGCGCGACCACGGCAACCTGCTGTTCGTCGATCTGCGCGACCATTACGGCCTGACCCAGTGCGTGATCGACAGTTCCGCGCCGCCCTTCAAGGTCGCCGAAGGCGTGCGCCCGGAAAGCGTGGTCATCGTCACCGGTCGCGTGGTCAAGCGCGCGCCGGAAACCGTGAATCCCAACCTGCCGACCGGCGAGGTCGAAGTGGCGATCGCCGCGATCGAGGTGGAAGGCCCGGCCGAGGTGCTGCCGATCCAGGTCGCGGGCGACATCGAATACCCCGAGGATTTGCGCCTGACCTATCGCTTCCTCGATCTCCGGCGCGAAAAGCCGCACCGCAACATCCTGCTCCGCAGCCAGGTGATCGCGAGCATCCGCCGGCGCATGACCGAACAAGGCTTCGTCGAATTCCAAACCCCGATCCTGACCGCCAGTTCGCCCGAAGGCGCGCGCGACTACCTGGTGCCGTCGCGCAACCATCCGGGCCAGTTCTACGCGCTGCCCCAGGCGCCGCAGCAGTTCAAGCAGTTGATCATGATTTCGGGCTTCGACCGCTATTTCCAGATCGCGCCCTGCTTTCGCGACGAGGACGCGCGCGCCGACCGCTCTCCGGGCGAGTTCTACCAGCTCGACTTCGAAATGGCGTTTGTCACCCAGGATGACGTGTTCGCGGCGATCGAGCCGGTATTGGCCGGCGTGTTCGAGGAATTCGCGCGCGGGCGCACGGTGACCAAACCACCGTTTCCGCGCGTCCCTTACGCCGATTCCATGCTGAGGTACGGCAACGACAAGCCCGATCTCCGCAATCCGATCGTGATGAGCGACGCGACCGAGATCTTTCGCGGCTCCGGCTTCGGGCTGTTCGCCAACCTGGTGGCCAAGGGCGCGGTGGTGCGCGCGATTCCCGCGCCGGGCGCCGGCGCGCAACCGCGCAGCTTCTTCGACAAGCTCAACGATTGGGCCAAGGCCGAAGGCGCGGGCGGCCTCGGCTACATGGTGATGGAGGACGGCGGCGCCAAAGGCCCGATCGGCAAGAACCTGGATGCCGAGCGCATCGCCCGCGTGCGCCAGACGACCGGTGCCAAAGATGGCGACGCCGTGTTCTTCGTTTGCGGCGACAAAGCCAAGGCGGAGAAATTCGCCGGCCTCGCCCGCACCCGCATCGGCGAGGAACTCGATCTGATCGAGAAAAATGCCTTCCGTTTCTGCTGGGTGGTTGATTTTCCGATGTACGAGTTGAATCCGGACACCCAGAAGATCGAATTCAGCCACAATCCATTCTCGATGCCGCAAGGGGGACTGGAGGCGCTCAACACCAAGGCCCCACTCGACGTCCTCGCCTTCCAATACGACATCGTCTGCAACGGCATCGAGCTTTCGAGCGGCGCGATCCGCAACCATCGCCCGGACATCATGCTGCGCGCGTTCGAGATCGCGGGATATGGTAAGGAGGAAGTCGAACGCCGCTTCGGCGGCATGCTGTCGGCGTTCCGCTACGGCGCGCCACCGCACGGCGGTTCGGCCCCGGGCATCGACCGGATCGTGATGATGCTGGCGGACGAACCCAACATCCGCGAGGTGATCGTGTTCCCCATGAACCAGCAGGCCCAGGACCTGCTCATGGGCGCGCCTGCGCCGGCCGACCCGGCGCGGCTCAAGGAACTGCACCTGAAGCTCGATTTGCCGAAGCCGAAGGGCAAGGACGAGCGTTAATCCCGCGTAGCCCCAATCGGCGCTTGACTTTGCCGGTTCCAGCCCCCATATAACGCGCGACCGATTTCTCGCGATCGCGCGGACAGCGCCCCGCTTCGGCGGCAGCTCTTCATTCATCCCGAGACAATCTTTGCAACGTCGCCGGCCCCGGAAGCGCGTGGGGCGGGCCAAAACGCCGGTTAGGCGCGCGACTTGATTCGCGCGCCCGGCGCCTAAGGAAATATTTTAACGTGACTCAATCTACCTTCTCTGGTCTCGGCCTCGCCGAACCGATCGTGCGTGCACTCTCTTCCGAAAACTACGCTGTTCCCACTCCGATCCAGGCCCAAGCCGTTCCGCTACTGCTCGCCGGGCGCGATCTGCTCGGCATCGCCCAAACCGGCACCGGCAAGACCGCCGCCTTCGTGCTGCCGATTCTTCAGCATCTTTCGGCCGCGAGCGAATCCTTGCGGCAAACAAGTCGGGATGGCGCTCACTCTCAGCGCGCCTTACGCGCGCTGATCCTCGCGCCGACGCGCGAACTCGCCTTGCAGATCGGCGAACGCATCCAGGCCTACGGCCGCCATCTCGGTCTTCGCCACGCGGTGATTTTGGGCGGCGTCGGCCAAGGCCCGCAGGTGCAGGCGTTGCGCGCGGGCGTCGATATCCTGGTCGCCACGCCTGGCCGCCTGCTCGATCTCCACAATCAACGTCACGTCCGTCTCGACGCCATTACCCACTTGGTGATCGACGAAGCCGACCGTATGCTCGACATGGGCTTTATCCGCGACGTGCGCCGCATCGTCGCGCTGCTGCCGAAGGTGCGCCAATCGCTGCTGTTTTCCGCGACCATGCCCGCCGACGTGGCGCGGCTCGCCCACGACATGCTCCGCGATCCGGCACGGATCGAGGTGACGCCCCAGGTGGTCACCGTCGAGCGCATCGACCAGTCGGTCTATATGGTCGAAACCGCCGCCAAGCGAGGGTTGCTCACCTACCTGATGGCCGATCCGGCGCTCGCGCGCGTGATCGTGTTCACCCGCACCAAGCACGGCGCCAATCGGGTGGCGGAGCACCTGGAGAAGACCGGAATCACCGCCGCCGCCATTCACGGCAACAAGTCGCAAGGCGCGCGCGTGCGCGCCCTCGAAGGCTTCCGCGAAGGCCATGTGCGCGCCCTGGTCGCAACCGACATCGCCGCGCGCGGCATCGACGTCGATGGCATCAGCCACGTGGTCAACTTCGACCTGCCCAACATCCCGGAAAGCTACGTGCACCGCATCGGCCGCACCGCGCGCGCCGGGGCGGACGGCAAGGCGATCTCGTTCTGCGATGGGAGCGAGCGCGAATACCTGCGCGACATCGAAAAATTGATCCGCAAAACGCTGCCGGTGGCGGGACGGGTGGCGGCGGCGCCGGGCGCGCAAACGCACGGCGTGGCTGATCGCCGCCATTCCGGTTCTCAGCGCCGCGCCGGCCGCGATCGCGGCGCGCGCTTCGGCCGTTTCGGCGGCAGGGATTCGGCGAATGCGACCGCGCGGCCGACCCAGCGCGCGAGCGCCCCGGGCGCCGCGTAGGCTTTTTTCTCGACGTAGAGAAATCCCCGCATCGGCCGGCCGGTGAAATCCATCGGCCGGACGTCGGGCGGCGCGAGCCATTTCCGTGCATCGTCCGGCGCGACCCGGACGACCAATTTGTCGTCGAGCACGCCGCAGCACATGTGGTCTTTGACCATGAAGGCGAGGCCACCGAACATTTTGCGCTCGCTCGTGCCCGGACGGCGAACCATGAGACGCCGGATTTTTTCCGCGAGTTTCGCGTCGTAAGCCACGGCGCCTTGCCCCTCAGCGCCAGTGGGGCGGATAGGTTTTGTCGTATCCCGGCAGCGCCCGAATCCGCTCGCGCCATTTTTCGATCGCCGGATAGCGTTCGGCGAACGGCAACAGGCCGAGGCCGAGCGGCTGGGCGCTGTCCTTGCCGGCGGCGCGCAGCAGGATTTCGATGGAAGGATAAACCGCCAGATCGGCGGCGCTGAGCCGGTCGAGGGCAAGCCAATCGTTGTCGCTCAAGCGGCGTTCCATGATCCCGAGCTCGTCGTGGGCCTCGGGAACGGCGGCGCGGATGTCGTCCGTATTGTCCTCGACGGTCCCGAACAGGACCGGAACAACGATCCGAAGGCCGGCGGGCTCCAGGTAGTAGACCAAATCGGATATCGCCTTCCACACCCGGCCGGTTTCCTCCGCGCTCCGCCCGAACAGGGGCGGGTCGGGATATTTGCGGTCGAGATAGGCCATGATGGCGATGGATTCGGCCAGCACGTAGTCGCCGTCCTTGATCGTCGGCACCTTGCCGCGCGGATTGAGGGCGAGGAACCCGGGCGCCTTGTGCTCCTCCTTCGCGAATTGGAGCAGGCGCGAAACGTACGGAATTTTCTTCGCTTCGAGCGTCAACAGCACGCGCCAGGCGGGCGGGCTGCCGCTGCCCCAATAGACTTCGAGCGTCATGGTTTTCTCCTGTCGTGTCGTCAACGGCTCGGCGGCGGACTATACTGGGGGCGGCGTGTCTAGTCACTTGCTTTTTACAAGTTACTGATCGGAATGCGATTCATGGCGAGGGTGGCGACCGACAAACCGGCGAAACGGGGGCGCAAGGGCGGATTCCGCTCCGGGTGCCCGATCGTCTGCGCGCTCGATCTGGTCGGCGACAAGTGGAGCCTGGTCGTCGTGCGCGACATGATGCTGGGCAAAAGGAAATACCGGGAATTCCTGGAATCACCCGAGGGCATCCCGACCAACATCCTGGCCGACCGCCTGAAATCTCTCGAAGGGCAGGGGATCGTCCGCCGCCGGCGCTACCAAGCGCACCCGGTCCGCCACGAATACGCGCTCACCCGGAAGGGGGCGGAGTTGCTGCCGGTGCTGCAGCAATTCGTGATCTGGGCGCGCAAGCACGTGCCCGGGCGCTGGGGCGATCCGCCCAAGGGGTTTTTCGGGGCGACGCCCGACGACCTTCTGAAACCAAAATCGAAAACGCCCGGCGGAAAGAACTAGGTTCTACTTTCCGAGCAGCTTCTTCATGGTGTCGCCGGCGGCGCCGGCCGCCCCTTCGAGCGCCTTGGTCGCTCCTTGCGCCGCTTCACCGGCCGCCTTGGCGGCGCCTTCGGCCGCGCCCTTGGCGAGGCCGCTCGCCTCCCCAAT is a window of Rhodospirillales bacterium DNA encoding:
- a CDS encoding DUF2066 domain-containing protein, with product MLENPPVHRPASALHAGDLCYIERPSGEPKIDLLRRFSMREMTGLTVLRIALAGAILAFWFAPVRAASVFDVAGVAVDVTADTAAQARERALAEGERVAFRRLLERLTLRSDHSRLPNPPRAEIGNYLQDFSVADEKTSPVRYLAKLTFRFKAEEIRRLLDQVGIPFAETMSKPVLVLPVYQSAGALLLWDDPNPWRSAWSQVTVREGLVPLVLAAGDLQDVAAIGAEQAAAADETRLAAIAGRYGTTDTVVAVATMGYQPQQSVPYVRVFVSRHGPTAPKGRTEIEITAQAGENTGRLLQRAAAETTRLIEDGWKRENLLSLGRASVAAVSVPIGSLADWLAVRKKMGEVSVVRRAEVILMSKAEVRLALHFIGEVDQLALALGQADLHLLREGDLWVLTSSRPARG
- a CDS encoding CDP-alcohol phosphatidyltransferase family protein, which encodes MRLLMVPLVVYLILHERLIAGFWLFVAAGISDAIDGYIAKRFNVSSPLGRYLDPLADKALLVALFVLGGYLDFLPDWLVILVVFRDVMIIGGAILFYTLDLPPKMPPLVVSKINTACQIVLVAAALAFRGYGLDLAPLQSVLEYLVAATTLASGLAYLVKWGRLAATIEEDR
- a CDS encoding iron ABC transporter permease: MSVSPAASPAASASRSRARPSPLVVLAVLVGGLLILPIAAVALYAFAPGQGAWAHLADTVLPSYIGNTLALVVMVGVGVVIVGVPAAWIVAMCEFPGRRIFEWALVLPLAAPSYVAAYAYTDFFQPAGPVQGALRALTGWSVGDYWFPDIRSLLGAAAMFVAVLYPYVYLLARAAFLEQSAGPIEAARALGCNAWEAFVRVAVPLARPAIVAGAALALMETLADFGTVAYFGVPTFTVGIYRAWFSMNDPVAAAQLSLALLAFVVVLIAAERRNRGQARYFQTAGRSKPLPRYVLGGTRAALAILACALPLLFGFALPAAILAGLTFAGDGMNLGARFAGLAANTLTLAAVTAVLALAVALLLAYAQRLNPGPVSFGTGRLAGMGYAMPGSVIAVGVLIPLGAFDNAVDSWMRATFGISTGLILTGTIVALVFAYLVRFLAVSLQTVEASLAKITPSMDGAARTLGARPGRVLARVHLPLLRPSLLAALLIVFVDVTKELPATLLLRPFNFDTLAVQAHNLAADERLAEAAAASLGIVLVGLLPIVMLARAAARGRAGTQPALP
- a CDS encoding AI-2E family transporter, which translates into the protein MNRRTVFLLALIGGVGLLLYGLSGVLLPFVAGLLVAYFLDPVADRLESAGFSRTLATTVITIAFFVLVAAVLTVLAPLLQGQIVGLVAKTPTVVEALREQAAPLIERFQATLTQEQIARLREAAGTYAGEAAKLLGTMVGRVLSGGAAFLQLLSLVIITPLVSFYLLRDWDRIVAQFDDLLPRDMAPTVREVMGEIDRTIAAWVRGQATVCLLLATWYGLGLTLVGLEFGLVIGFLTGLISFVPYFGMGIGLAVALGVAFAQFSGVMPFVLVAGVFAVGQVVEGYVLTPKLVGDKVGLHPVWVIFALLAGGALFGFTGVLLAVPVAAVIGVLLRHALARYRASAYWRGEGRS
- a CDS encoding phosphoribosylglycinamide formyltransferase; its protein translation is MARLKLAVLISGRGSNLQALIDACRDPAYPAEIVLTLANEPDALGLERAKAAGVATHVIDHRNFPDRAAFENQLTRAIEASGAGLVCLAGFMRLLGAGFVRRWRDRMINIHPSLLPAFKGLHTHERVIEAGARFAGCTVHFVRENMDEGPIIAQAAVPVRPEDTAETLAARVLAQEHVIYPHAVRLIAEGRVRIEGERAVIERARTPTGALVNPAP
- a CDS encoding phosphoribosylformylglycinamidine cyclo-ligase yields the protein MATTRQDPQTDPGLTYRDSGVDIDSGDALVEAIKPLARSTDRRGTMGGLGGFGALFDLKAAGYRDPILVSGTDGVGTKLKIAVAARMHDGIGIDLVAMCVNDLLVQGAEPLFFLDYFATGKLDVAVGRAVIAGIAEGCRQAGCALVGGETAEMPGMYAGEDYDLAGFAVGAVERDRVLTGAHVAAGDAILGLASNGVHSNGFSLVRRVVERAGFGFDARAPFDARQSLGQALLTPTRIYVKSGLAALKANGVHALAHITGGGLIENPPRVYSDRFAARIDMKKWRIPPVFRWLKATGNVAPEEMARTFNCGIGMIAIVAASEADAIVGILRDHGETVYPIGEIIPRATGPAVVLEGLDGAWRD